One window from the genome of Sesamum indicum cultivar Zhongzhi No. 13 linkage group LG15, S_indicum_v1.0, whole genome shotgun sequence encodes:
- the LOC105178112 gene encoding probable nucleolar protein 5-2, protein MLLLFETPAGFALFKVLDEGKLSKVEDLGKEFASPDSARQVVKLKAFSKFENTSEALSAATLLIDSKPSKGLRKFLRSHCEGDILAVADSKLGNTIKEKLQIECVHNNAVMELMRGVRSQLTELISGLASQDLAPMSLGLSHSLSRYKLKFSPDKVDTMIIQAISLLDDLDKELNTYAMRVREWYGWHFPELAKIIQDNILYAKTVKLMGNRTNAAKLDFSEILQEEVEAELKEAAMISMGTEVSDLDLENIKDLCNQVLSLAEYRAQLYDYLKSRMNTIAPNLTALVGELVGARLIAHGGSLLNLAKQPGSTVQILGAEKALFRALKTKHATPKYGLIYHASLIGQAAPKHKGKISRSLAAKAALAIRCDALGDGEDNSMGLENRAKLEARLRSLEGRELGRSAGSVKGKPKIEVYDKDRKKGSGGLITPAKTYNPAADSVLGLTESLSKDETVPSHNQQPGSDVPVTDGEQKSEKKKKKKKNVEDAAMADGAEPESEAVGKKEKKKKKHLPDDAEMTTEHENADGGEKKKKRKHAALPSETDNADAGEKKKKKRKHAENDGEDAETPKQKKEKKKKKKSEA, encoded by the exons ATGCTGCTTCTGTTTGAGACCCCGGCGGGGTTTGCCCTTTTTAAAGTCTTGGATGAAGGAAAGCTGTCGAAAGTTGAG GACTTGGGGAAGGAGTTCGCCTCTCCTGATTCTGCTAGACAG GTTGTCAAGCTGAAAGCCTTTTCCAAGTTCGAGAACACATCTGAGGCTTTGTCAGCTGCGACTTTACTGATAGATAGTAAACCCAGCAAAGGTCTCCGCAAATTTTTGCGTAGCCATTGTGAGGGTGACATTTTAGCTGTAGCTGATTCCAAACTTGGGAACACAATCAAAGAGAAGCTG CAAATAGAATGTGTTCACAATAATGCTGTCATGGAGCTGATGAGAGGCGTGAGAAGTCAGTTGACTGAACTTATATCTGGTCTAGCTTCACAAGATTTGGCTCCAATGAGCTTGGGTTTATCTCATAGCTTGTCAAGATACAAATTGAAATTCAGTCCTGATAAG GTTGATACAATGATAATACAAGCCATTAGCTTGTTGGATGACCTTGACAAGGAGCTGAATACGTATGCAATGAGGGTCAGGGAATGGTATGGTTGGCATTTTCCAGAACTTGCAAAGATCATACAAGACAATATCCTTTATGCAAAGACAGTTAAGTTGATGGGCAACCGAACAAATGCTGCGAAGCTTGATTTCTCTGAG ATACTCCAAGAAGAAGTTGAGGCAGAACTGAAAGAGGCTGCCATGATTTCCATGGGAACTGAAGTTAGTGACCTGGATTTGGAGAACATCAAAGATTTGTGCAACCAAGTTCTCTCTCTTGCAGAGTACAGAGCTCAACTCTACGACTATCTAAAGAGCAGGATGAACACCATTGCCCCAAATCTTACGGCTCTTGTTGGAGAACTTGTTGGTGCTCGCTTGATTGCGCATGGAGGCAGCTTATTAAATCTGGCTAAGCAACCGGGAAGTACAGTTCAGATACTTGGTGCAGAGAAAGCTCTTTTCCGAGCACTGAAGACAAAGCATGCGACTCCTAAATATGGACTTATATATCATGCATCTTTAATTGGTCAAGCAGCACCTAAGCACAAGGGTAAAATTTCAAGGTCTCTTGCTGCAAAAGCTGCCTTGGCAATTCGATGTGATGCTCTTGGAGATGGGGAAGATAATTCTATGGGTTTGGAGAACAGAGCCAAG CTTGAAGCACGATTAAGGAGCTTAGAAGGCAGAGAACTTGGTCGTTCTGCTGGGTCTGTAAAAGGCAAACCGAAGATTGAAGTCTATGACAAGGACCGGAAGAAAGGATCTGGGGGTTTGATTACTCCAGCTAAG ACTTACAATCCAGCAGCGGATTCAGTTCTAGGCCTAACAGAATCATTGTCCAAGGACGAAACTGTTCCATCCCACAATCAGCAACCAGGCAGTGATGTGCCGGTTACTGATGGAGAGCAAAAGagtgagaaaaagaaaaagaagaagaagaatgtaGAAGACGCCGCCATGGCAGATGGAGCTGAACCTGAAAGTGAAGCAGTTgggaagaaggaaaagaagaaaaagaagcactTACCAGATGATGCTGAGATGACAACTGAACATGAGAATGCAGATGGgggagagaagaagaaaaagagaaaacacgCCGCGTTGCCAAGTGAAACGGATAATGCGGATGCAGgcgagaagaagaaaaagaagaggaaacaTGCTGAGAATGATGGGGAAGACGCAGAAACCCCTAAAcagaagaaggagaaaaagaagaagaagaaaagtgaAGCCTGA